In a single window of the Zea mays cultivar B73 chromosome 5, Zm-B73-REFERENCE-NAM-5.0, whole genome shotgun sequence genome:
- the LOC103629915 gene encoding uncharacterized protein, giving the protein MSKGFQVPPGKFYLIDGGVEVRRFIPTTSATKKKTSLKCSGAKKSGSSPRVVKQRADWNPGLERSLVDILHEFKESGYRGDNGWNSEGWNRMVKEFHVRNKYVSFTKSQIQDKEGQLKRDYKMLKAAKQQSGSTWNEKRNMVEGPPALWENLMVTFPKIKKFNNNKATFPLFDALGELYDGHLAEGTWNCTSLEAPQEEELNEQLQDAEDRPQGFDLNVVHDVDDEVDDALAERNEDMLQGRANTLSRDEESGQRRPAASRNKQEKEPKKPRKTDNIENMMNKYLEMRSKQVEDEAAREKEAREKETREKEAAQSEDFSIKRCISVLNTMEEVTKMEKAKAYSVFTKSKENRETFICACEADQESALIWLRNEMA; this is encoded by the exons ATGAGCAAGGGTTTCCAGGTACCTCCAGGAAAATTCTATCTAATTGATGGAGG AGTGGAAGTGCGTAGGTTCATTCCTACAACAAGTGCTACTAAAAAGAAGACTTCTCTTAAATGCAGTGGGGCAAAAAAGAGTGGAAGTTCTCCAAGAG tagtgaaacaaagaGCGGATTGGAATCCAGGTCTTGAGAGGTCTCTTGTTGACATTCTCCATGAATTTAAAGAAAGTGGATATAGAGGTGACAATGGTTGGAACTCCGAAGGGTGGAATAGAATGGTCAAGGAGTTTCATGTGAGGAACAAGTATGTCTCCTTTACAAAGTCTCAAATTCAGGATAAAGAAGGTCAGCTGAAGAGAGACTACAAGATGCTCAAAGCAGCAAAGCAACAGAGTGGGTCCACCTGGAATGAGAAAAGGAATATGGTTGAAGGACCACCAGCTTTGTGGGAGAATCTCATGGTG ACATTTCCTAAAATCAAGAAGTTTAACAACAACAAGGCAACCTTCCCGCTTTTTGATGCTTTGGGAGAGCTTTATGATG GACACTTGGCTGAAGGGACTTGGAATTGCACTTCTCTTGAGGCACCGCAAGAGGAAGAACTGAATGAGCAACTTCAGGATGCAGAAGATAGACCACAAGGCTTTGATCTGAATGTTGTTCATGATGTAGATGATGAAGTTGATGATGCACTCGCTGAAAGGAATGAAGATATGCTTCAAGGAAGGGCTAATACTCTGTCACGAGATGAAGAAAGTGGACAGCGAAGACCTGCTGCGTCAAGAAACAAGCAAGAAAAGGAACCAAAGAAGCCTAGAAAGACTGACAACATAGAAAATATGATGAACAAATACCTAGAAATGAGGAGCAAGCAAGTAGAAGATGAAGCTGCAAGAGAAAAGGAAGCAAGAGAAAAGGAGACAAGAGAAAAGGAGGCAGCTCAAAGTGAAGATTTCTCCATCAAAAGGTGCATATCAGTTCTGAACACAATGGAAGAAGTGACCAAAATGGAGAAGGCAAAAGCATATTCAGTCTTCACCAAGAGCAAAGAGAATAGAGAGACTTTCATATGTGCATGTGAAGCGGATCAAGAATCAGCTTTGATTTGGCTAAGAAATGAGATGGCTTAG